TCGTGGTGGCGCTGGAGCACGGCGAGCGCGCCGGGGGCATCATCGAGGCGATCGTGCAGATGGGCCACAAACTGGGCCTGGAGATCGTCGCGGAGGGCATCGAGACGAGCGAGCAGCACCTCACGTTGCAGAAGCTGGGCGTGCCCATCCTGCAGGGCTACCTGTTCGGCCGGCCGCAGGCCAACTGGCAGCCCTGAACCGCCCGAGCGCCCTATGCTGGGCGGCATGCGGATCCTCGTGACGGGCGCCACCGGTTTTCTGGGCGGCGTGGTCGCCCGGGAGCTGGCCGCCGCTGGGCACGACGTCACGGGCACCGGCCGGGACGCCGGGCGGGGGCGGGCGTTGCAAGAGAGTGGCGTGAACTTCGTTCCCCTGGATCTGCGACGGGCCGACGGCTGGGCGGCCCAGGTGGGAGCGGTGGACGCGGTGGTGCACGCCGCGGCCCGGTCCACCTTGTGGGCACGCTGGGCCGACCTGTACGCCGAGAATGTGGAGGCCAGCGAGCGCATCGCGCGGCTGTGCGCCGGGCGGCAGGTGCCGCTGGTGCACGTCAGCTCGCCCAGCGTGTACAACGCCACGGGCCGGCGCGAGCGGGTGCCCGAGGACACGCCCTTCGGGCCGCGATTCGACTCGCCGTACGCGCGCAGCAAGGCCCTGGCGGAGGTGGCCGTGCAGCGGCATCACCCGGCGGCGACGCTGCTGCGCCCGCGCGGCCTGTACGGGCCGGGCGATCCGGGCATCGTGCCGCGCGTGGTGCGGGCGCTGCGTGCCGGCCGCCTGCCCCGCCTGAAGCGGACGGAAGTGCACACCGAGCTGACCCACGTCCGCAACGCCGCGCACGCCGTGCACCTCGCCCTACGGCAACCGGTGGCGGGGCCGGTAAACATCAGCGACGGCGAGACCGTACCGATCTGGGCCACCATCGAGCAGATTGCGCGGGCCATCGGCGCGCCGCCGCCCCGGCGCTTTGTGCCCGGTGCACTGGTCGAGCGCGTCGCCACCGTGCTGGACATGGCCGCGCGGCTGCGGCCGGGCGCCCCGGAGCCGGTCGTGACCGCCAGCGCCGTCCGGCTCCTGATCCGCCCGATGACGCTTGACCTCACGCGGGCGCGGCGGGAGCTGGGGTACACGCCGCCGGTGTCCCCGCAGGAGGGGCTGGCGGAGGTGCTCGCGGCGCTGGAGGCCGGCGCGTGACCGGCGGTGTGGGCGTGACGCCGCTGGTGGCCGGGCACTGCATGAACGTCGGGGCGCATACGGAACGCGGCGGGGCGTGGCGCGTGCGGAGGTATCCGGCCGGCTTCGCCCTGCTGCACCACCCCGAGCGCGGCCCGGTGCTCTTCGACACTGGCTACAGCGAGCGCGTGCGGGCGCTGATGCGGCGCTGGCCGGGCGTGCTGTACGGCGCGGTGACGCCGGTGCGCCTCGCGCCGGGCGAGGCCGCCGCCGATCAGCTGCGGGCGCTGGGCATCAAGCCCGCCGAAGTGCAGCACGTGATCGTCTCGCACCTGCACGCGGACCACGTGGGCGGCCTGCGCGATTTCCCCCGGGCGAGGATTCACCTCGACGGCGCGGGCCTGCGGGCGCTGGCGCCGCTGCGTGGCGTGCGGGCCGTGCGGCGGGCCTTCCTGCCGGACCTGCTGCCGGACGACCTCGCCCAGCGGGCGGAGGCGCTGGCGTTCCGGACGGCCCCGCCGGGTCTTGACCCCTTCGAGACTTCCGCCGACGTGTTCGGGGACGGCACGGTGCACGCGCTGCCGGTGCCGGGGCACGCGCCGGGCATGGTGGCGCTGGTGGTGCGCAGGGCGCCGGACGCGGCCCTGACCGGCGACGGCGCCGGGCTGGTGCTGCTCGCCGCGGACGCCGCGTGGAGCGTCCGGGCGCTGCGGCGCGGGCTGGACGTCCCGGCGCTGGCGCGGCTGGCGTTCTGGAACCCGGCGCAGGAACGCGCGAGTGCCGGCCGACTGCGCGCGTGGATCACGGCCCATCCCCGGGTGCGCGTGATCGTGAGCCACGACGACCCGGAGGTGGACCGTGCGTGACCTGAACGCCGTGGCCGTGCTGGGTGCCGCGCTGGCCGAGGGTCGCCTGGCCTTCCGCGACCGTGCGCGGCTGGAGGCGCATCAGGAACGGCTGGCCCGCGCGCACCTGCGCTGGGTGCTCGCGCACAGCCCCGCGACCGCCGCGCGCTTCCGCGACGCCGGTCTGGACGCCGGGCGCTGGCGCGAGCTGCCGCCGGTGGACAAGCGCTGGACGCTGGAGCACTTCGACACGCTGAACACTGAAGGCCTGACGCTGGCGCAGGTGCGGGAGGTGGGCCGCGCCGCCGAGGCCTCGCGCGACTTCCGCCCCACGCTGCGCGGCCGAACCGGCGAGGTCGTCGTGGGCCTGTCCACCGGCACCAGCGGCATGCAGGGCGTGTTCGTGGTGTCGCGCGCCGAACGGCAGCGCTGGGCAGGCACGGTGCTGCGCCACCTGCTGCCCGGGTGGCCGTGGGCCCTGCGGCGGCCGCAGCGGGTGGCGTTCGTCCTGCGCGCTGAGGGCGGGCTGTACCGCAGCGTGCAGGGCCGCGCGGTCGACCTGCGCTACTTCGACCTGCTGCGCCCGCTGGACGCCCTGGCCGCCGAACTGAGCGCGTACCGGCCCACCGTGCTGGTCGGGCCGCCCAGCGTATTGCGTGCCCTGCACGCGGCCGGCGCCCGCGCCCGGCCCGCGCGGGTGGTCAGCGTCGCCGAGGTGCTCGAGGACGACGATCGGGCCGCGCTGGGTGCCGCGTTCGGGCCGGTCGTGCAGGTGTACCAGGCGACCGAGGGCCTGCTCGGCCTGCCGTGCGCGCATGGGCACCTGCACCTGAACGAGGCGCACGTGCATATCGACCTGGAGCCGCTGGGCGGGGACCGCTCCCGCCCGGTGGTCACGGACCTGCGCCGGCGGGCCCAGCCGGTGATCCGTCACCGCCTCGACGACGTGCTGCACGTTGATCCGCAGCCGTGTCCGTGCGGGCTCGCGTCCCGCCGGGTGCTGCACATCGCGGGGCGGCAGGACGACGCGCTGCGGCTGCCCGGCCCGGACGGCCAGCCGGTGACGGTATGGCCGGACTTCCTGCGGGGCGCGCTGGCTGCCCTGCCCGGCGTCCACGAGTACGGCGTCGCGCAGGTGGACGCCGCGACCGTGACCGTGGGCCTCGTGCCGCTCACGCCGGACACCGCCGGGGCCGCGTGCGCGGCGATCCGGCACGCCCTGCGCCGGGCGGGCGTCGATGAGGCCCGCGTCACCCTCGTTCCCGAGCTGCTGGGTTCCCCCCCGCCCGGCCGCAAACGCCGCCGCGTCACGCGGGTGTGGACCCCGCCCCTGGAGGCTCCATGATCCTGAACATGCGCGTGCTCGCCACCGCCCAGGCCCTGCCGCAGCGCGTCGTGACCACCGCCGAGGTCGCGCAGCGCTGCGGCGTCGATCCCGGTCTGGCCGAGGCGGGCACCGGCGTGCGCGAACGCCGCTGGCTGTCCGGCGACGAGACCGCCCTGAGTCTGGGCGTGCGCGCGGCCCACGACGCGCTGGAGCGCGCGGGCGTGCCGCTGGACGACGTCGATGTGCTGCTCAACGCCAGCGGCAGTCAGCTCCAGCCCATCCCGGACGGCGCGGCCCTGTACGCGCGCGGACTCGGCGTGAGCGGCGCGGCGTGTTACAGCGTGCACGCCACCTGCCTGAGCTTCCTGTCGGCGCTGCACCACGCGGCGCTGCTGGTACACACCGGGCAGGCCCGGCACGTGCTGATCGTGAGCAGCGAGTCGTCCAGCCTGGGCCTGAACTTTGGACAGCCCGAGAGCGCCCTGCTGCTCGGAGACGGTGCCGCCGCCGCAGTGATCGGCCCGGCCACGGACCCGGCACAGGGGGTCGAGGCGACGCGCTTCGAGACCTACCCGGCGGGCGCGGACCATACCCGCATGCGCGCCGGGGGTTCACTCCTGAGCCCCCTGACGCCGGGCCTGACGCCCGCCGACTTCCAGTTCGACATGCAGGGACTACAGGTACTGAAGCTGGCGTCGCGGGTGGTGCCGGCGTTCCTGGAGCGGCTGCGGCCGGGCCTCAGCCGCGGCCTGCCGGGCATTGACCGGGTGATTCCCCACCAGGCCAGCGCGGCCGGGCTGGCCCTGCTTGAGCGCTACGGCTGGCCCGCGGACCGGGTCGAGGTGACGCTGCCGCACCTGGGCAACGTGGTCGCGGCCAGCCTGCCCCTCACGCTGAACCACGCGCTCGAAGGTGGCCGGGCCGGGCCGGGAGACACGCTGCTGCTCGCCGGTACCGGCGCGGGCCTGAGCACCGGCGGCCTGATCCTGCGGCTGTGAGGGCCGTTCGGGCGGCGCTGGCCTTCCTGGCGGTCAAGGGCGTGATCCTGGGCATCAATGCGCTGTGCTTTCCCCGGTTG
This sequence is a window from Deinococcus metalli. Protein-coding genes within it:
- a CDS encoding NAD-dependent epimerase/dehydratase family protein; this translates as MRILVTGATGFLGGVVARELAAAGHDVTGTGRDAGRGRALQESGVNFVPLDLRRADGWAAQVGAVDAVVHAAARSTLWARWADLYAENVEASERIARLCAGRQVPLVHVSSPSVYNATGRRERVPEDTPFGPRFDSPYARSKALAEVAVQRHHPAATLLRPRGLYGPGDPGIVPRVVRALRAGRLPRLKRTEVHTELTHVRNAAHAVHLALRQPVAGPVNISDGETVPIWATIEQIARAIGAPPPRRFVPGALVERVATVLDMAARLRPGAPEPVVTASAVRLLIRPMTLDLTRARRELGYTPPVSPQEGLAEVLAALEAGA
- a CDS encoding MBL fold metallo-hydrolase, whose amino-acid sequence is MTGGVGVTPLVAGHCMNVGAHTERGGAWRVRRYPAGFALLHHPERGPVLFDTGYSERVRALMRRWPGVLYGAVTPVRLAPGEAAADQLRALGIKPAEVQHVIVSHLHADHVGGLRDFPRARIHLDGAGLRALAPLRGVRAVRRAFLPDLLPDDLAQRAEALAFRTAPPGLDPFETSADVFGDGTVHALPVPGHAPGMVALVVRRAPDAALTGDGAGLVLLAADAAWSVRALRRGLDVPALARLAFWNPAQERASAGRLRAWITAHPRVRVIVSHDDPEVDRA
- a CDS encoding F390 synthetase-related protein, which gives rise to MRDLNAVAVLGAALAEGRLAFRDRARLEAHQERLARAHLRWVLAHSPATAARFRDAGLDAGRWRELPPVDKRWTLEHFDTLNTEGLTLAQVREVGRAAEASRDFRPTLRGRTGEVVVGLSTGTSGMQGVFVVSRAERQRWAGTVLRHLLPGWPWALRRPQRVAFVLRAEGGLYRSVQGRAVDLRYFDLLRPLDALAAELSAYRPTVLVGPPSVLRALHAAGARARPARVVSVAEVLEDDDRAALGAAFGPVVQVYQATEGLLGLPCAHGHLHLNEAHVHIDLEPLGGDRSRPVVTDLRRRAQPVIRHRLDDVLHVDPQPCPCGLASRRVLHIAGRQDDALRLPGPDGQPVTVWPDFLRGALAALPGVHEYGVAQVDAATVTVGLVPLTPDTAGAACAAIRHALRRAGVDEARVTLVPELLGSPPPGRKRRRVTRVWTPPLEAP
- a CDS encoding 3-oxoacyl-ACP synthase III family protein, giving the protein MILNMRVLATAQALPQRVVTTAEVAQRCGVDPGLAEAGTGVRERRWLSGDETALSLGVRAAHDALERAGVPLDDVDVLLNASGSQLQPIPDGAALYARGLGVSGAACYSVHATCLSFLSALHHAALLVHTGQARHVLIVSSESSSLGLNFGQPESALLLGDGAAAAVIGPATDPAQGVEATRFETYPAGADHTRMRAGGSLLSPLTPGLTPADFQFDMQGLQVLKLASRVVPAFLERLRPGLSRGLPGIDRVIPHQASAAGLALLERYGWPADRVEVTLPHLGNVVAASLPLTLNHALEGGRAGPGDTLLLAGTGAGLSTGGLILRL